One genomic window of Acidobacteriota bacterium includes the following:
- a CDS encoding DUF736 domain-containing protein, with the protein MAHIGAFTLKDGTWTGTIRTMTINVKAQLVPNKEKGKSKEAPDYRLYAGGAELGAAWRQAAKDGETPYLAVKLDDPSFVQPMRAAFFENEQEGTGILVWNRAKAQT; encoded by the coding sequence GTGGCACATATCGGCGCATTTACCCTCAAGGATGGGACCTGGACAGGAACCATCCGTACCATGACGATCAATGTCAAAGCCCAACTCGTCCCGAACAAGGAAAAGGGAAAAAGCAAGGAGGCACCCGACTACCGCCTCTATGCCGGGGGCGCAGAACTTGGCGCTGCCTGGCGCCAGGCCGCGAAAGATGGCGAGACGCCTTACCTTGCCGTAAAGCTCGATGATCCGAGTTTTGTCCAACCGATGCGCGCTGCCTTCTTCGAAAACGAACAGGAAGGCACCGGCATCCTGGTCTGGAACCGGGCCAAGGCGCAGACCTGA
- a CDS encoding DUF2274 domain-containing protein codes for MNLRLGKLADRTPVRLTLALDPEIAAALQDYAAIYQRTYGEAERSETLAAAMIDMFLASDAGFRRARRALPSNASKGD; via the coding sequence ATGAACCTTCGCCTTGGAAAACTCGCCGATCGCACTCCGGTACGGCTCACCCTTGCGCTTGATCCTGAGATCGCAGCCGCGCTGCAGGATTACGCCGCCATCTACCAAAGAACTTATGGCGAAGCCGAGCGCAGCGAAACGCTCGCCGCTGCCATGATCGACATGTTCCTGGCGTCAGACGCCGGGTTCAGACGGGCCAGGAGAGCCTTGCCCAGCAATGCCAGCAAAGGAGACTGA
- a CDS encoding TrbI/VirB10 family protein: MTAPPPFTEAAKQLQIRSAPRPAARINRKLLMAGAGLGALGLFAAATIALAPPRPKEPPQQEELVAAGKRRPDGFSSLPADYTALADVPVLGPPLSGDLGSTILAAEQAYGIETEFQTEYQTDFRTRPEDEAVRSARLEAAVQADEAARAPLQFRLSGAAALQAPAQPAAEASFDLSSELLALTRGSPNADTSLEPDPNLQSRKTAFASEQKSNPVYNPDRVQDPLSPYQLMAGSLIPASLITGINSDLPGTVIAQVTESVYDTVRGQHLLIPQGSRLIGRYQSEVSFGQDRTLVVWDRILMPDGSSVTISEPGTDASGYAGLEDRTDHHWDKVFAAAGLATLLGIGAELGPDEDDDIERAIRRGTTDTVNEAGQRAVDRSLGVQPSIKVRPGWPVRVIVTKDLVLRPFQETAP, translated from the coding sequence ATGACCGCGCCGCCCCCGTTCACGGAAGCTGCAAAGCAGCTGCAGATCCGCTCGGCGCCGAGGCCCGCCGCACGGATCAACCGCAAGCTCCTGATGGCCGGCGCTGGGCTCGGCGCGCTGGGCCTCTTCGCGGCCGCCACGATCGCACTCGCCCCGCCGCGCCCGAAAGAGCCTCCCCAGCAGGAAGAGCTTGTCGCTGCTGGCAAGCGCAGGCCCGACGGGTTCTCGTCGCTGCCGGCTGACTATACGGCGCTTGCAGATGTGCCGGTGCTCGGGCCGCCGCTCTCGGGCGATCTTGGCTCGACCATCCTTGCTGCCGAGCAAGCCTACGGGATCGAGACGGAGTTCCAGACCGAGTACCAGACAGACTTTCGTACACGCCCGGAAGACGAGGCAGTCCGCAGCGCGCGGCTTGAAGCCGCCGTCCAGGCCGACGAAGCCGCTCGCGCACCGCTCCAGTTCCGCCTGAGCGGCGCCGCGGCGCTGCAAGCCCCGGCGCAGCCTGCAGCCGAGGCCAGCTTCGACCTGTCGTCCGAACTCCTTGCGCTTACAAGGGGTTCACCCAATGCGGACACCAGCCTTGAGCCTGACCCCAATCTCCAGTCCCGCAAGACCGCATTCGCCAGTGAGCAGAAATCAAACCCCGTCTACAATCCCGACCGGGTGCAGGACCCGCTTTCGCCTTACCAGCTGATGGCAGGCTCCCTCATCCCGGCAAGCCTGATCACCGGCATCAATTCCGATCTTCCGGGTACGGTTATCGCGCAGGTCACAGAGAGTGTTTACGACACGGTGCGCGGCCAACATCTGCTGATCCCCCAGGGCAGCCGCCTCATCGGTCGCTACCAGTCGGAAGTCTCCTTCGGCCAGGACCGCACCCTCGTTGTCTGGGACCGGATCCTGATGCCGGATGGCAGCTCGGTCACCATTTCCGAGCCCGGCACTGACGCGTCCGGTTACGCTGGCCTGGAGGACCGGACCGACCACCACTGGGACAAGGTGTTCGCGGCCGCGGGTCTCGCAACCCTTCTTGGGATCGGCGCCGAGCTAGGCCCTGACGAAGACGACGACATCGAGCGCGCGATCCGCCGCGGCACTACGGACACGGTCAACGAAGCGGGCCAGCGGGCGGTTGATCGCAGCCTCGGCGTACAGCCCTCGATCAAGGTGCGTCCCGGCTGGCCGGTGCGCGTGATCGTGACCAAGGATCTCGTCCTTCGTCCCTTTCAGGAGACAGCCCCATGA
- the trbG gene encoding P-type conjugative transfer protein TrbG — translation MSRILTATSAIALLAACASAPPPEPVIEASGFIAAIPQDDPKPGRIEIVETAIALPLPGQLKPVEPEAAKKTAKTPTAAIQEGRAGAVIEPSADGFVNAVQIYPYTEGALYRLYASPGQVTDIALQPGEALVSVSAGDTVRWVVGDTASGSGATARAHILVKPVAAGLRTNLMIATDRRTYHLELESTAATYMAALSWRYPQDELAGLTARNAVAVTEEAVSIESGLSLEKLNFDYRVTGDAPDWKPVRVFDDGRQVFIQMPASIAASEMPPLFVLSPAGDAELVNYRVRGSYYVVDRLFASAELRHGTKPQSVVRISKASARKAKSRWFGG, via the coding sequence ATGAGCCGCATCCTCACCGCCACATCGGCAATCGCCCTGCTTGCCGCCTGCGCGAGCGCGCCGCCGCCAGAGCCCGTAATTGAAGCCAGCGGATTTATCGCGGCGATCCCTCAGGACGACCCAAAACCCGGACGTATCGAGATTGTCGAAACCGCCATTGCGCTGCCCCTGCCCGGCCAGCTGAAACCCGTTGAACCAGAGGCCGCGAAGAAGACTGCCAAGACGCCGACTGCCGCTATCCAGGAAGGCCGCGCCGGCGCCGTAATCGAGCCTTCGGCGGACGGCTTCGTCAACGCCGTCCAGATCTATCCCTATACGGAAGGCGCTCTCTACCGGCTCTATGCAAGCCCGGGACAGGTCACGGATATCGCCCTTCAGCCCGGTGAGGCGCTGGTCTCTGTCTCGGCCGGCGACACGGTCCGCTGGGTTGTCGGCGACACGGCCTCCGGTTCAGGCGCAACGGCCCGGGCGCATATCCTGGTCAAACCTGTTGCTGCGGGTCTTCGCACCAACCTGATGATCGCGACCGACCGGCGGACCTATCACCTCGAACTGGAATCGACCGCAGCCACCTACATGGCCGCGCTATCCTGGCGCTATCCGCAGGATGAACTCGCGGGGCTCACAGCCCGCAACGCAGTCGCCGTTACTGAGGAGGCTGTCTCAATCGAAAGCGGCCTCAGCCTTGAAAAGCTAAACTTCGACTACCGGGTCACAGGCGATGCGCCGGACTGGAAACCCGTGCGGGTGTTCGATGACGGCCGCCAGGTTTTCATCCAGATGCCGGCATCGATTGCGGCATCCGAGATGCCGCCGCTGTTCGTGCTGTCGCCGGCCGGAGACGCAGAACTCGTCAACTACCGGGTCAGAGGCAGCTACTACGTCGTCGACCGGCTCTTTGCCTCCGCTGAGCTGCGTCACGGCACAAAGCCCCAGTCGGTCGTGCGGATATCGAAAGCGTCAGCCCGCAAGGCGAAATCCCGCTGGTTCGGAGGCTGA